Proteins co-encoded in one bacterium genomic window:
- a CDS encoding SPOR domain-containing protein — translation MAAPRGRGLRPGGVVRALGRLVLLVAVGFGVGLVFGLVTEEPELLARHLRGETESVALDEPGPDSSLREAARGEDVYASAATEPRPLVEPGERAETEALPQVAAPARRAVPTASADAAPLPRAASKMPTPARETRVGASRPTPESARRAPPVEASSRSWAIQVGAFSEKRAARRLAETLSPTYPVEVLPATREGGRWRVRVQPIVSKDRAREMAERLKREEGLPTWVTPMDDGRGRSEGRSG, via the coding sequence ATGGCAGCGCCCCGCGGACGCGGCCTCCGACCGGGAGGCGTCGTGCGCGCGTTGGGGCGCCTCGTGCTGCTCGTCGCAGTGGGGTTCGGAGTGGGCCTCGTCTTCGGCCTCGTGACCGAGGAACCCGAGCTCCTGGCTCGGCACCTGCGCGGCGAGACCGAATCCGTGGCGTTGGACGAGCCCGGCCCGGATTCGTCGCTGCGTGAAGCCGCGAGAGGCGAGGACGTCTACGCGAGCGCCGCGACCGAGCCGCGTCCCCTGGTCGAACCGGGAGAGCGGGCCGAGACCGAAGCACTTCCGCAGGTCGCGGCGCCCGCCCGCCGAGCGGTCCCCACGGCGTCGGCGGACGCGGCCCCGCTGCCTCGGGCGGCCTCGAAGATGCCGACACCGGCGCGCGAGACGCGGGTCGGGGCGTCGCGGCCGACTCCCGAGAGCGCGCGCCGAGCGCCGCCGGTCGAGGCGTCGTCGCGATCGTGGGCGATCCAGGTCGGGGCCTTCTCCGAGAAGCGGGCTGCACGGCGGCTCGCGGAGACGCTCTCCCCGACGTATCCCGTCGAGGTCCTGCCGGCGACCCGAGAGGGCGGACGCTGGCGGGTGCGTGTGCAGCCGATCGTGAGCAAGGACCGTGCGCGCGAGATGGCGGAGCGGCTCAAGCGCGAAGAAGGATTGCCCACCTGGGTGACGCCGATGGACGACGGCCGCGGCCGCTCG